A region of the Halalkalibaculum roseum genome:
AATTCGAAAATCAATCCCTATCGGTTTAACATTTTCTTCAATATTTCTGAGTTTGTCAATGTCCGGCTTATCATGAATACGGTAAAAGAAAGGATACAGATCTTTGGTCTTTTTCTTGTTGGATTCGCGCCGCAGCTGTTCCACGTGTTTTGCCACAGTTTGATTTGCCATCAGCATACACTCCTCTACCAGTCTGTGTGCAAATAGTCGCTCCTTCAACTTGACATCTACAGGCTTGCCATTATCATCAAGCACAAACTTGGGTTCCGGTGTATCGAACTTGATGCTGCCTTCTTTAAATCGCTTATCCAGTAAAGTATGAGCCAGTTTGGATACAATCTGCATCTCTTGGGAGAATTCACTCTCAGCTCCGTCGATCACTTCCTGGGCTTGCTCGTAGGTGAACCTATGATTTGAGTGTATGACCGTCTCTTCGATTTTGTGGTCTACAAGCTTGCCGTTGGGGGCAATCTCCATAAAGCAGCTGTATGCCAGTTTATCTTCTTTCGGACGAAGACTGCAAACACCATTGCTCAATTTCTCCGGAAGCATCGGTATAACCCGATCAACCAGGTAAACACTGGTACCGCGGTTATAAGCCTCCTTATCGAGTACTGTATTTCGCGGCATATAGTGGGTAACGTCTGCAATATGTACGCCGAGATAGTAATTGCCGTTATTCAGCATTTTAATGCTGATGGCGTCATCAAAATCTTTGGCATCTTCGGGATCGATGGTAAAAACCACTTCGTCCCTCATATCGTTACGTCGCTCGTATTCTTTAGAGGGAATCCGTTCGGGAATATCCTCCGCAAACTGAGTTACTTCATCCGGAAATGGGGCTTTAATATCATTCTCGGCAAGTATGGAAAGCACATTAGCATCATTGCTCCCCTCTTTACCCAAAACCTGTACAATTTTGGCCTCCGGTAAAGATTTGGGATGCACCCAGTCAACCAGTTCAAACACTACCTTGTCACCATCCTGGGCCTTGCCGACATTTTCAGGAAGCACAAAGAAGTCGGTATGAGCTGATTTCTCATCGGCGTGTATCAGAAAGTTCTTCTTACCTTTGCGATCGAGTTTACCTACATAAATATCTTTTCCTCTTTCCAGAACCTTTTTGACTTTGCCTTTACGGCGTCCGCCACGGTCCTTTTTGGAGAACAATTCGATTTCTACAATATCATCCTGCAGCGCCGTGCCCAGATGCTTGTTGGAAATGACCACATCTTCATCGAAGCGGTCAGTGATTACATAACCGGTTCCCCGCCTGTTGACATCCAGTTTACCTGAAATGCCCGAGGAACTATCTTTGTCACCATTTGGTGACAACTGAATTGCTCCACCTTTCTTTTTTACTATTAAATTCCGATCAAAGAGGCTGTTGATAGCCCCTTTTAACTTGTTATTATCTTTTTTACTGCTTACCTGAAGGATATTCTGCAATACATCGAAGGGAAGGTGTGCTTCAGGATTTTTCTTTAAAATATCGAGGATAATATCCTCGTATGTTTCTCTTTTATTATTTGACATCTATAATTTTTAAACTAACTAATAATTTCTTTTCTAATTCTTGGCTGCTTGTTTTGAATCTTCAGAAGCCAACTCTTCATTTTTCTCTTTGTTCTTAATTCCTAATAATTTATTAAATGTTCTTTTAATTCGATTTTTAAGTTCTTGCCAGGTGTTAAATTCCACTTTGGCTTCCAAGCCGATTCCATCCACGCTTGGGGTTACATCACCGGTACCGGAACCGCGGCTTACATTACTGATGGTTTGATCCTGCCTGTGAAAGGCCGTGACCGAAAGTCCCCGGTTAATTCTATAGGTTGCATTCAAGTCACCAATTTTTTCCCCAAAGGAACTTTCCTGTGATCCACCTGTCAGCT
Encoded here:
- the rnr gene encoding ribonuclease R, with the protein product MSNNKRETYEDIILDILKKNPEAHLPFDVLQNILQVSSKKDNNKLKGAINSLFDRNLIVKKKGGAIQLSPNGDKDSSSGISGKLDVNRRGTGYVITDRFDEDVVISNKHLGTALQDDIVEIELFSKKDRGGRRKGKVKKVLERGKDIYVGKLDRKGKKNFLIHADEKSAHTDFFVLPENVGKAQDGDKVVFELVDWVHPKSLPEAKIVQVLGKEGSNDANVLSILAENDIKAPFPDEVTQFAEDIPERIPSKEYERRNDMRDEVVFTIDPEDAKDFDDAISIKMLNNGNYYLGVHIADVTHYMPRNTVLDKEAYNRGTSVYLVDRVIPMLPEKLSNGVCSLRPKEDKLAYSCFMEIAPNGKLVDHKIEETVIHSNHRFTYEQAQEVIDGAESEFSQEMQIVSKLAHTLLDKRFKEGSIKFDTPEPKFVLDDNGKPVDVKLKERLFAHRLVEECMLMANQTVAKHVEQLRRESNKKKTKDLYPFFYRIHDKPDIDKLRNIEENVKPIGIDFRIDSNTVSSKAINTLLQDVEDTSLELTVNDLMLRAMAKAEYSPNNIGHFGLGFDHYAHFTSPIRRYPDVIVHRLLKNYSAGKPSYKYDDLKKHGTHCSEKERSAIDAERDSIKLKQVEYLSERLGQDFDGVISGVMDKGIFVDLKDIHCEGMIRVSDLKDDYYVYDEKRHCLVGRNKGKKYQLGKEIRVKVVRTDVEQRQIDLQLVDD